A genomic window from Gossypium hirsutum isolate 1008001.06 chromosome D10, Gossypium_hirsutum_v2.1, whole genome shotgun sequence includes:
- the LOC107934972 gene encoding dirigent protein 4, translated as MRGTYMLIWILIICLSQVAVQSQYYSKSLPYHPKPVKLTNLHFFLHETLGSENPTAVVIAQANIPSNDNNSSVPFATLYAFDDPLKIAPEHDSEVIGNAQGLAVYAGTNTTDAVMYADFGFTTGKFKGSSISIFSRNPTAEIEREVAVIGGRGQFKMATGFALLKSYFINATNVVIEYNVTVIHY; from the coding sequence ATGAGAGGAACATATATGTTGATTTGGATTCTGATCATCTGCCTCTCCCAAGTAGCAGTGCAGAGCCAATACTACTCGAAGAGCCTACCATATCATCCCAAGCCAGTTAAGCTCAccaatcttcacttctttttACACGAAACTCTCGGCAGTGAAAACCCAACAGCAGTGGTGATAGCCCAAGCTAACATCCCAAGCAATGACAATAATTCATCAGTGCCATTTGCTACCCTATATGCCTTTGATGATCCCCTCAAGATAGCTCCTGAGCATGACTCTGAGGTGATTGGAAATGCTCAGGGACTTGCGGTCTATGCCGGAACAAATACAACCGATGCAGTGATGTACGCAGATTTCGGATTTACTACCGGTAAGTTTAAAGGCAGCTCTATAAGCATATTTTCAAGGAATCCGACAGCAGAGATAGAACGTGAGGTTGCGGTGATTGGAGGAAGAGGACAATTCAAGATGGCAACAGGGTTTGCACTACTTAAGTCATACTTTATAAATGCCACTAATGTCGTTATTGAATACAACGTGACTGTAATTCATTACTAA